In one Oryzias latipes chromosome 13, ASM223467v1 genomic region, the following are encoded:
- the LOC105355378 gene encoding uncharacterized protein LOC105355378 isoform X2 — MSEREHRMWWWGPERQHTESCKLQMNQTLGSLKTLQLWLSLAPAGVMWWICQLEALLHSSASQVEVCSRLLLVCLLCVVLAVSLRALRHRLGPRQSQETKSKQHQGAVHLSRNNHNVWMAENRIPDLQVPVSVALADSVLLCVLQEPLQDPSVANIEALLSRLEAVSQSLEKIGLGSEAKPENGCGALSNIVKLTSDYLRDRNRILHALIQVQAGFEASVEDMLQGLDGFWKQLEELHAGVTLSKREGQGHKDLASAQTEAETLFAVLNHYREKLGSCEVQLKESTQLLQELTWSHTHTCNKVNSSSESVWPELLLQVNMEQFDKVQESFTCLEQQTSTFQAHLEGLGKGHQELLSAAGPNAETRQDSDESPERSDAAGSGKSSSLLLCGKSSRHLSSRFGRLRKISKNK; from the exons ATGTCAGAGCGGGAACACAGAATGTGGTGGTGGGGACCTGAGAGACAACACACAG AGTCCTGCAAACTTCAGATGAATCAGACACTTGGGTCTCTCAAGACGCTTCAACTCTGGTTGAGCTTGGCTCCAGCAGGTGTAATGTGGTGGATCTGCCAGCTGGAGGCGCTGCTTCACTCCTCTGCGTCCCAGGTGGAGGTGTGCTCCAGGCTGCTGTTGGTGTGTCTGCTGTGCGTGGTGCTGGCGGTCTCTTTGCGGGCCCTGAGGCACCGCCTGGGGCCCCGGCAGAGCCAG GAAACAAAATCCAAACAGCATCAGGGAGCTGTTCATTTAAGCAGGAATAACCACAATGTATG GATGGCCGAAAACAGAATCCCAGATCTCCAAGTTCCTGTTTCCGTCGCTCTGGCAGACTCTGTGCTCCTCTGTGTCCTTCAGGAGCCCCTCCAGGACCCCAGTGTGGCCAACATCGAAGCTCTCCTCTCCAGGTTAGAG GCAGTGTCTCAGTCTCTGGAGAAGATCGGCCTCGGATCAGAAGCAAAACCAGAGAACGGATGCGGCGCGCTGTCAAACATAGTAAAGCTGACCTCCGACTACCTGCGGGACAG GAATAGGATTTTGCACGCTCTCATCCAGGTGCAGGCAGGTTTTGAAGCCAGCGTGGAGGATATGCTGCAGGGCCTGGACGGCTTCTGGAagcagctggaggagctgcATGCGGGGGTCACGCTGTCCAAACGGGAAGGTCAAGGTCACAAGGACCTGGCTTCAGCCCAGACGGAGGCGGAG ACTCTGTTTGCGGTTTTGAATCACTACAGGGAAAAGCTTGGATCATGCGAGGTCCAGCTGAAGGAGAGCacgcagctgctgcag GAGCTGACCTGGAGCCACACTCACACCTGCAACAAGGTGAACAGCAGCAGCGAGTCCGTCTGGCCCGAGCTCCTGCTGCAGGTCAACATGGAGCAG TTTGACAAAGTTCAGGAGAGCTTCACCTGCCTGGAGCAGCAGACCTCCACCTTTCAGGCCCACCTGGAGGGACTCGGGAAAGGACATCAGGAGCTGCTCTCTGCTGCTGGTCCGAATGCAGAGACTCGTCAGGACAGCGACGAGTCGCCGGAGCGCTCCGATGCTGCAGGTTCAGGAAAGAGCTCCTCCCTGCTGCTGTGTGGAAAGTCCAGCCGGCACCTCTCCTCCCGTTTTGGACGACTGCGCAAAATCTCAAAGAACAAGTGA
- the LOC105355378 gene encoding uncharacterized protein LOC105355378 isoform X1, translating into MSEREHRMWWWGPERQHTESCKLQMNQTLGSLKTLQLWLSLAPAGVMWWICQLEALLHSSASQVEVCSRLLLVCLLCVVLAVSLRALRHRLGPRQSQQETKSKQHQGAVHLSRNNHNVWMAENRIPDLQVPVSVALADSVLLCVLQEPLQDPSVANIEALLSRLEAVSQSLEKIGLGSEAKPENGCGALSNIVKLTSDYLRDRNRILHALIQVQAGFEASVEDMLQGLDGFWKQLEELHAGVTLSKREGQGHKDLASAQTEAETLFAVLNHYREKLGSCEVQLKESTQLLQELTWSHTHTCNKVNSSSESVWPELLLQVNMEQFDKVQESFTCLEQQTSTFQAHLEGLGKGHQELLSAAGPNAETRQDSDESPERSDAAGSGKSSSLLLCGKSSRHLSSRFGRLRKISKNK; encoded by the exons ATGTCAGAGCGGGAACACAGAATGTGGTGGTGGGGACCTGAGAGACAACACACAG AGTCCTGCAAACTTCAGATGAATCAGACACTTGGGTCTCTCAAGACGCTTCAACTCTGGTTGAGCTTGGCTCCAGCAGGTGTAATGTGGTGGATCTGCCAGCTGGAGGCGCTGCTTCACTCCTCTGCGTCCCAGGTGGAGGTGTGCTCCAGGCTGCTGTTGGTGTGTCTGCTGTGCGTGGTGCTGGCGGTCTCTTTGCGGGCCCTGAGGCACCGCCTGGGGCCCCGGCAGAGCCAG CAGGAAACAAAATCCAAACAGCATCAGGGAGCTGTTCATTTAAGCAGGAATAACCACAATGTATG GATGGCCGAAAACAGAATCCCAGATCTCCAAGTTCCTGTTTCCGTCGCTCTGGCAGACTCTGTGCTCCTCTGTGTCCTTCAGGAGCCCCTCCAGGACCCCAGTGTGGCCAACATCGAAGCTCTCCTCTCCAGGTTAGAG GCAGTGTCTCAGTCTCTGGAGAAGATCGGCCTCGGATCAGAAGCAAAACCAGAGAACGGATGCGGCGCGCTGTCAAACATAGTAAAGCTGACCTCCGACTACCTGCGGGACAG GAATAGGATTTTGCACGCTCTCATCCAGGTGCAGGCAGGTTTTGAAGCCAGCGTGGAGGATATGCTGCAGGGCCTGGACGGCTTCTGGAagcagctggaggagctgcATGCGGGGGTCACGCTGTCCAAACGGGAAGGTCAAGGTCACAAGGACCTGGCTTCAGCCCAGACGGAGGCGGAG ACTCTGTTTGCGGTTTTGAATCACTACAGGGAAAAGCTTGGATCATGCGAGGTCCAGCTGAAGGAGAGCacgcagctgctgcag GAGCTGACCTGGAGCCACACTCACACCTGCAACAAGGTGAACAGCAGCAGCGAGTCCGTCTGGCCCGAGCTCCTGCTGCAGGTCAACATGGAGCAG TTTGACAAAGTTCAGGAGAGCTTCACCTGCCTGGAGCAGCAGACCTCCACCTTTCAGGCCCACCTGGAGGGACTCGGGAAAGGACATCAGGAGCTGCTCTCTGCTGCTGGTCCGAATGCAGAGACTCGTCAGGACAGCGACGAGTCGCCGGAGCGCTCCGATGCTGCAGGTTCAGGAAAGAGCTCCTCCCTGCTGCTGTGTGGAAAGTCCAGCCGGCACCTCTCCTCCCGTTTTGGACGACTGCGCAAAATCTCAAAGAACAAGTGA